TAGGCCTTGTAGCATCTCAGGGCATCCGTGCGCAGCTCCATGGCCTTTTCAGTCAGCTCATCGTCTGCTTTGGCGCCAGACGCGGCATGCTGTTTGGAGATTCGGTACAGTTTTGTGGTGACTTTGTTGAGCTCTTCGAGCGCCCTGCCCGATTTGGTGTCGCTGCCGATAATGAGCTGCTTGAGCTTGCCAAAAGCGAAACGGCAGGCGTCATCCATGGTCGGGTATCGCTTGGGGTGTCTTCTGGGAAAACCGTCATTCAGCACCCAGGATTTGTAATTGTCCGCAAAGAATCCGTTGGCCGAATAGAGGTCATTAATCAAGTGGCGCATGACCGCTTCCTGCCGTGAGCCTATGGGCCGGGCGCCGTTGATGGTGGCGATGAAATCCTGCGTTCGTTTCCTGACGCCGCCGAAGTGCCTGTCCGGGCTGACGACGAAAGGGTTCAAGCCATATTCGGTGGATTCCGAGAATCGGACCGAAGAAGCGCCCTGGATATCGATATCGCCATGCACGTCCATGATATGGATGCGCGGCGCCGGCGAGAACCGGCGCATTTGCTGTATGGCCCGTCTCAGGAATGTAGTTTTGCCCATGCCGGTCTTGCCCATGATCAGCATATGGGCATTCACGACGACATCAAAATCGCAAAAGATCGGCTGTGTCTGATTTTTGGATAACAAGTAGTCATCCTGACCTAACTCTATTTTCATTTTCTAAAATGGCTTCTAAGTAATGAAGCCGCTATTTTAGAAGAACGATTTTTATTGCGTCGGGTCGAAAAACGCCCAAAAACGGCCTGTTTTGATTTTGCGCTGGCGTCAGCCCTATAAATGTTTAGATGTTTTCCTGCGATGAAAGAAATCCCGTGATGCCCACCCGCGAGGTTTTATCTTGTCGCGTTGGCATACCCGCAGGTAGTTCCAGACCGTGCGCCGGATTTGTTTTTCCATAAAATATGACATTTCAGTGATACAATCATGGAATCTCCGGTAGAATATGTCATCATGTGCCGCTTCGCGACTGTCTCCATCCCCGGCGTGACAGGCTTCATGTACCATGATGTGCATCAATTTCAGAAGACCGGTTCGACCATCAGTCAAGATTTCTTCCAGCAGCGTTTCGTTGATCGCTACATAGTTTTTTGAATCGGTCCACGCTGCATAAATATCCGCACGCCCGATCTTGATTTGAGGGACAAAATAAATCCCATTTCGCCCTGCGGCTTTCCATAAAACCTTTCGGGCGGGCGCCTTGATCGCTCTGAAAATGCATTGCAGGTCCTTATTCACCTCATTCAACTCAAGAAGCTTGGATTCCTCGAAAAACGATTGCCTTGCCTCCGTAAACGGCGTGATTGCAAAACGGGATAGATAATGTTCCTCAAGATAATGAGCGCTTTCCTTGCCAGCGTTGCGTCGCCACGCCGTTTTAAGAGCCTGTTCCAGACCTAAAGAGTCTGAGCAATCAAAACGGTAGAACATGTCTGGATGAAGAACAACTGCTAAGCCAGATTGTGCAATTTTTTCACCGATGCGAATTTC
The genomic region above belongs to Methylobacter sp. YRD-M1 and contains:
- a CDS encoding ATP-binding protein, which codes for MKIELGQDDYLLSKNQTQPIFCDFDVVVNAHMLIMGKTGMGKTTFLRRAIQQMRRFSPAPRIHIMDVHGDIDIQGASSVRFSESTEYGLNPFVVSPDRHFGGVRKRTQDFIATINGARPIGSRQEAVMRHLINDLYSANGFFADNYKSWVLNDGFPRRHPKRYPTMDDACRFAFGKLKQLIIGSDTKSGRALEELNKVTTKLYRISKQHAASGAKADDELTEKAMELRTDALRCYKAYIENLETGKELEDFIKYESKEVLKSVVERFDNLKASGIFKNQPPPFDPANPVWHYDITALREDEKRMFVEFRLQELFSAAMEKGPIRREQEGLLRDIMIIDEAHLFFRDDQNNIINTIAKEGRKFGLGLVCASQSPTHFSEDFFSNVATKVVLGVDQMYWDNLVRKMKIEAKLMQYIRPFHVIGVQMSNKGDTRSKFTMVRVPKEHKEQ